GCGGGTTTGCTGGCCAACACGGGCGGCGAGTACTCGTATTACCAGCGGATTTACAACCGGTTTTTTGCGTTCATGTTCGGCTGGTCCCTGTTTGCGGTGATCCAGACGGCGGCCATTTCGTCGCTGGCCTACGTGTTTGCGCAGTCGCTGCACAGCATCGTCCCCCTGCCGCCGGTGCTGACCGCCTGGGCCGATGTGCACGTGGCCGGGTTGTTCTACCCCTTCGCCGATTTCAACGTCAAACTCACGGCCATTGTCCTGATCGTCGTCCTGACCCTGCTCAACAACCTGGGGCTGAAGGCCGGTACGGGGTTCGGAACGGCCATTCTGCTGCTGGTGTTCGCCGGGATTCTGCTCATCATCCTATTCGGCCTCAGCAGCCAGCTCGACCGGCTCAACACCATTTCGCTCGTGCCGCCCGCCGGTGAGCCCATCACCCTCAGTGCGATTTTCACGGCCATGATGTCGGCCTTCTGGGCCTACCAGGGCTGGGCTACGGTCGGATACATCGGAGGCGAAGTGCGCGACGCGCACCGGAACATTCCACGGGGCATCAGCATCGGGGTGTTGTTCATCATCGGCCTTTACCTGCTGGTCAACCTGACGTATCTGCTGCTGCTTTCCGTGCCGGAACTTATCGAAGTCCACCAGTTGGGCAACCGCATTGCGGCCATCGAAGCGATGCGCAGCCTGTGGGGCGATGCCGGGGCCGTGTTCATCTCGGTCCTGATTCTGATCAGCACGCTGGGCTGCACCAACGCCACCATCCTGGCCAGTTGCCGCACGTACTACGCCATGGCGCTGGAAGGGCGATTTTTCCGCAGCGTCGCCAGGCTCAACCGCTTTCATGTACCGGCCCGGTCGCTGCTGTTCCAGGCGGTGTGGGCCAGCCTGCTGGTACTGTCGGGCACGTTCGATCAACTGACCGACATGATCATCTTTGCGGTCTTTATTTTTTACGGAGCCACCACCCTCGGCGTCTTTATCCTGCGCCGGACCCTGCCGGATGCCCCTCGTCCCTACAAAGTGTGGGGCTATCCGGTCGTGCCGGGACTGGTGATCCTGTTCTGTGCAGGCCTGATTCTCAACACGTTTTTCTCGCATCCGCGCGAAGCCGTCATGGGACTGGTGCTGATCCTGACCGGCGTGCCCATGTACCTGTGGTTTACCCGCACGCGGCGCGCCACACCGGAACCCAGGCTGGAACAGGAGCGCTAACCGACGCGGTGTTGGCTTTCGCCGAAACAACTACCTTTGCCCCATGACGTTAGACATTCTCCCTGCCGCCCTGAGCGCCTACGCCGAAGCACACACCTCGCCGGAAAGTGACCTGTTGCGTCGCCTTAACCGCGACACCAACGCCAACGTGCTGCGCCCCAACATGCTGTCGGGCCATTTGCAGGGGCGTATGCTTGCGCTGTTTTCTCACCTGCTGCGGCCCCGGCGCATCCTCGAAATCGGAACCTACACCGGGTACTCAGCGCTCTGTCTGGCCGAAGGATTAACGGACGACGGCAAGCTGATCACCCTCGACATCAACGAGGAACTGGAAAAGCGCGTCCGCCACTGGTTTGCACAATCCGACCTGGCCGCGAAAATCGACTACCGGATCGGCAATGCGGCGGACATCATCCCTACCCTCGACGAAACGTTCGACCTTGTGTTCATCGACGCCGACAAAGCCGGATACGCGCAGTACTTCGACCTGACGGTCGACCGCGTGCGGCCGGGCGGCCTGCTGATTGCCGACAACGTGCTCTGGAAAGGCAAGGTGACCCAACCCGAACTGAAAGACAAGGCGCTGCACACCATGATGGCTTTTAACCAGAAAGTACACGACGATCCGCGGGTCGAGAACGTGCTGTTTCCGGTGCGCGACGGCCTGATGGTGATGCGAAAATTGGCGTAATGCCCGGCGCCGGGCAATTTCCGGGCAGAAGCTGCGTTTTTCCGAAAAAAATCAGACATTACATTACCCACCCGGTGCTGCCAACCGAACCTGTTCGATTCGCAGAAGACCTAACCATTCGCGTAAATCCCCCTGGCATGACACGTCCCTTCCTCTCTGGTCTGCTTACGCTGCTTTGCTGTTGTTCGCTGTGGGCCCAATCCGTCGAAGTCGACGTTCCCACGCACCTGCAATTTGCCGACCTGGAGCTCACGCTGACGACTTCCGCACGGCGGAAAATCAAGGCCGATGCCGAAGCACTGCGCCGTAGTCCCAAATTTTTTCAGATCAAAGTCGACCGGGCCGATGCGTATTTCCCCATCATCGACCGGATTTTTGCGGAAGAAGGCATCCCGGCCGATTTTCGGTATCTGGTGTTGCAGGAAAGCGGCCTGATTTCCGACGCCGTGTCGTCGTCGAAGGCGGTGGGGTACTGGCAGTTCAAAGAAGCCTCGGCCACAGAAGTCGGGATGCGCGTGGACCGCCACGTCGACGAACGCAAGAACATCGTCTCGTCCACGCTGGGCGCGGCACGTTACCTGAAACGCAACAACGCGGCGCTGAACAACTGGCTTACCACGCTGCTGTCCTACAACATGGGGCTGGGCGGTGCCCGGAAAGTAAGCTCCTCGCGCGATGTCGGGGCGCGGCGCGTAACCATTGATGGCAACACCCACTGGTACATTCTGAAATTTCTGTCCCACAAACTGGCGTTCGAAGACGCCATCGGTCAGAACCAGACGCCCCCGCTCCGCATTGTGGAGTACCCGAACGCGCAGGGGAAAACCCTGAAGGAAATCGCCGAGGAAACAAACCTGAATTACGACGAGGTAGTTGCCTACAACAAGTGGCTTAACACCCACCGCGTGCCGGACGACGGCCAGTACGTCGTGGCCCTGCCCGTGCCCGGCGAGGCCGCTGCCCCAGTCATCGCCCAGGCCGAACCACCCGTGCCATCGACCAGCGAGCCCCCTCCGGCCGAGGCGGAAACCGACCTGAAACCGTGGGGCTTTAGCGGCCGACGCGAACCCTCCGAACCGGAATTTTATGCCCTGAACGGACGCAAGGCCATCAAAGCCCGGGGCAACGACAACGTCGCGACGCTGGCCATGCACGCCAAAATCAGTCGGCAGAAATTTATGGCGTACAACGACCTGCGGGCGAAGGACAAGGTGCAGGCGGGGCATTTGTACTACCTCAAGAAGAAATGGAAACGCGCCAAAACGCCGACGCACGTCGTAAAGGCGGGCGAAACCCTTTGGAGCATTTCCCAGAAGCATGGCGTACGGCTGGACGCGCTGATGGAAAAAAACCGCGTAAAAAACGGTTACCTGCCCATCCAACCCGGCACGATCATTTCGCTCCGGAAAAAGCGGAAGAAGAAAGACCCGCCGGTGAAACTACTCCCGGCCAGTGCAGCCCAGCCCACCACGCCGGTGGCAGAAACTCAACCGACCACGCGCCCCGCCACCGCTGCGACCTCCGAAGTACGACCGACGGCCCCGCCAACGACCGAAAAAAACCAGTCGGGTGCAGTTTCGGTAACGACCAAGTCCGCGACATCCACACCGGAGCACCCGGACGAGCACCCTCGTACCGCAGAAAAGGCAACGACCTCGCCGCCGGAAACCGCCACCCCCACCTCACCATCGCCTTCGGTCGAGGAAGGAACCATGGTGGTCCGCACTGATCCAAAACCTCCTGTGGAGGCCGAAACCCAGACTACCCCCACACCACCCCCTGCAACAGAAGCTTCGTCGGTGGCCTGGACCGAGCATGTGGTCGAGAAAGGAGAATCCCTCTACAGCATTTCCCGGAAATACGCCGCCACCATCGACGACCTGATGGCGTGGAACCAACTGGCCTCCAACAATTTATCTATCGGGCAAACGCTGCGCATCCGCACCGAGACGGTGCCCGACGACACCCGCACCGAAGCCTCTGCCGTTCAGCCCAATGCTCCTGCGGAAAGCGTGCAGATTCACGAGGTACAGACCGGCGATACGCTGTGGGGCGTGGCACGTGCCTACGGCGTAACGGTGGCGCAACTCAAAAGCTGGAACCACAAAACCGACGGGGCGCTCACCATCGGCGAGAAGCTCGTCATCCGTCGAGAAAAGTAGCGTGAAACTAAACTTTCGCGAATCGGATTAAGTATAAGAAGAACGGCCCCCAAAGGGGGTTCTCGCTATCATAACTCCACTTAACCTATCTAATACAGTGAACTCACATTTTTTCCGCAAGGCACAACGACAGGCCAAAAAATTGATAAACGATCCGGAAAAGCTGGACAACTTCATCGATTACATGGACGTCAAAATCAAGGAACTTCGCAAAGAAGAGACCGTCAAAGAGATCATCAATTACGTGAAGACGTTCGGTCGGCTGGTCGGTGCATACCGCTCGGGTCGCTACCGCGAGATTTCCCAAACCAAAATCATTCTGGTGCTGGGCGCGCTTGTCTATTTCGTTTCGCCGATGGATCTGGTTCCCGATTTCATTCCGGTATTTGGTCTGCTCGACGACCTCGGCGTGCTGGTCTGGGTGTTCAACACCGTGAAACACGAAATCGAGAAATTCCAAGCCTGGGAAGGGGTCTACGCTGACTTTGAAGAGATTACCGATACGCCTAAAAATATGCCGACGAAAGTAAGAGCGAAGTAAGCCTCGCATGCGCACGGCCTTCTTTCTTTTCGTTGTACTTCTGCTAACGCTCCTCACGCAGGTGGGGGGCGTTTTCCTTTTGATGTGCTGGCCTCTGCTGCGCTGGGTGAAGCAACGCCTCGCGCGCGGTCAGCGTCTTGCTCAGGTGAGTCTTTTTCTGGCTTTTTACCTCCTCAGCACCTTTACCTGGCTTCCGTGGCTGGCGGCGGCGTTCGGGCGCGTGCCGTTACCCGTCCACACGTCGGCCCTCCGCCCGTTGTCGCTGCTTACCTGTGTGCTCAACCGCCACTACGTCCACCCCGCCCTGCGCACGGAGATGGAAACGGTGGCGGCGCAGTTCGCCCAGCAACATCCCGGCAGTGTGGTCAGCTACCTTGATGCGGGTTTTCCGTTTCTGTCAGGCTTTCCGTTGCTGCCACACCTCAGCCACGACGACGGCCGGAAGCTCGATCTCGCCTTTTTTTACCAGGATGCGGCAGGCACGCCGGTCAACGGCATCGCGTTGACCCCGCTGGCCTACGGCGGCTACGAGCAACCCCGCCCCGGCGAAATCCACACGGCCGCCCGCTGCCGGGCGCAGGGGTATTGGCAGTACGGCCTTCTGGGGTCGCTGTTCCCGCAAACCCACTCACTTCAGTTCGATGAGTCGCGCACCGAGGCGCTGATCCGCCTGCTGGCGCAACAGCCGCAAACGGAAAAAATCTTTCTGGAGCCCCATCTGGTCACGCGCCTGCAACTCGAACAAATTTCTGCACTTCGCTTCCACGGATGCCGAGCCGTACGTCACGACGATCACATCCACTGGCAAATTCGCTGACTAGCAAGCGGTTACCAAAAATATACGCAAGGCTCTATTCCTTACGTTCCCCTGGGGTGAAGTCGGCATTTTCGAGAACCTACTCATCAGAATTTTCTATTTTCGCAGCCATAACTAGTTTACGATGCGGGAATTTCAAAAGCTGAATAACCTTACGGGCTGGGCCGTTTTTGCGGTGGCCACGCTCGTCTACCTCCTGACCATTGAACCTACCGCCAGTTTCTGGGACTGCGGCGAGTTCATTGCCTGTTCGTACAAACTGCAGGTACCTCACCCGCCGGGAGCACCGTTCTTCCTGCTGGTGGGCCGACTTTTCTCCTTGTTTGCCTTCGGCGACGTTACCAAAGTGGCCTTCTGGGTGAACGTGGTATCGGCCCTGTCGAGCAGCTTCACCATCCTGTTTCTGTTCTGGACCATTACGCTGCTGGCCCGCAAAGTGGTGCTGATGCCGCAGGTAAGCGGTACGCCACTCAAAACCAATCCGGCCGCCGTCTCTGACGAAAACATGACTACCGGCCAGAAAATTGCCGTGCTGGGCAGCGGTGTAGTAGGCGCACTGGCCTGCACCTTCTCCGATTCGTTCTGGTTTTCGGCGGTAGAGGCAGAAGTGTACGCCATGTCGTCGCTGTTTACGGCGATGGTGTTCTGGGCCATTCTGAAGTGGGAAAACGTGGCAGACCACCCCGATTCGGACCGGTGGCTGATCCTGATTGCTTACCTGATGGGCTTGTCGATCGGCGTTCACCTGCTGAACCTGGTGACGATTCCGGCGCTGGCGTTTGTGTACTACTTCCGCAAGTACCACGGCCAAGTGACCACGGGGGGCGTCATCGTGACCTTGGGCATTTCGGCCCTGATCCTCGGCATCATCCTGGTCGGCGTCATCCCCGGCCTGCCGTCGGTGGCGGGCAGCTTCGAAATCTTCTTTGTGAACTCCATCGGCCTGCCGTTCGGCTCGGGCATTATCTTCTTTGTGCTGCTGTTCATCGGGGCGCTGGTTTATGGCATTTTCTACTCGATTCAAAAGAAAAAGCACCTGCTCAACACCGCGCTGCTGTCGCTGGTGTTCATCCTGATCGGCTACGCCTCGTACGGCATC
This region of Catalinimonas alkaloidigena genomic DNA includes:
- a CDS encoding APC family permease codes for the protein MSTQQLERSIGLRLVIVIVVGNIIGSGVYKKIAPMAAELHSSGWVLVCWLLAGIISLFGALSNAEVAGLLANTGGEYSYYQRIYNRFFAFMFGWSLFAVIQTAAISSLAYVFAQSLHSIVPLPPVLTAWADVHVAGLFYPFADFNVKLTAIVLIVVLTLLNNLGLKAGTGFGTAILLLVFAGILLIILFGLSSQLDRLNTISLVPPAGEPITLSAIFTAMMSAFWAYQGWATVGYIGGEVRDAHRNIPRGISIGVLFIIGLYLLVNLTYLLLLSVPELIEVHQLGNRIAAIEAMRSLWGDAGAVFISVLILISTLGCTNATILASCRTYYAMALEGRFFRSVARLNRFHVPARSLLFQAVWASLLVLSGTFDQLTDMIIFAVFIFYGATTLGVFILRRTLPDAPRPYKVWGYPVVPGLVILFCAGLILNTFFSHPREAVMGLVLILTGVPMYLWFTRTRRATPEPRLEQER
- a CDS encoding O-methyltransferase, whose protein sequence is MTLDILPAALSAYAEAHTSPESDLLRRLNRDTNANVLRPNMLSGHLQGRMLALFSHLLRPRRILEIGTYTGYSALCLAEGLTDDGKLITLDINEELEKRVRHWFAQSDLAAKIDYRIGNAADIIPTLDETFDLVFIDADKAGYAQYFDLTVDRVRPGGLLIADNVLWKGKVTQPELKDKALHTMMAFNQKVHDDPRVENVLFPVRDGLMVMRKLA
- a CDS encoding LysM peptidoglycan-binding domain-containing protein, giving the protein MTRPFLSGLLTLLCCCSLWAQSVEVDVPTHLQFADLELTLTTSARRKIKADAEALRRSPKFFQIKVDRADAYFPIIDRIFAEEGIPADFRYLVLQESGLISDAVSSSKAVGYWQFKEASATEVGMRVDRHVDERKNIVSSTLGAARYLKRNNAALNNWLTTLLSYNMGLGGARKVSSSRDVGARRVTIDGNTHWYILKFLSHKLAFEDAIGQNQTPPLRIVEYPNAQGKTLKEIAEETNLNYDEVVAYNKWLNTHRVPDDGQYVVALPVPGEAAAPVIAQAEPPVPSTSEPPPAEAETDLKPWGFSGRREPSEPEFYALNGRKAIKARGNDNVATLAMHAKISRQKFMAYNDLRAKDKVQAGHLYYLKKKWKRAKTPTHVVKAGETLWSISQKHGVRLDALMEKNRVKNGYLPIQPGTIISLRKKRKKKDPPVKLLPASAAQPTTPVAETQPTTRPATAATSEVRPTAPPTTEKNQSGAVSVTTKSATSTPEHPDEHPRTAEKATTSPPETATPTSPSPSVEEGTMVVRTDPKPPVEAETQTTPTPPPATEASSVAWTEHVVEKGESLYSISRKYAATIDDLMAWNQLASNNLSIGQTLRIRTETVPDDTRTEASAVQPNAPAESVQIHEVQTGDTLWGVARAYGVTVAQLKSWNHKTDGALTIGEKLVIRREK
- a CDS encoding YkvA family protein, with translation MNSHFFRKAQRQAKKLINDPEKLDNFIDYMDVKIKELRKEETVKEIINYVKTFGRLVGAYRSGRYREISQTKIILVLGALVYFVSPMDLVPDFIPVFGLLDDLGVLVWVFNTVKHEIEKFQAWEGVYADFEEITDTPKNMPTKVRAK